From Pseudomonas hormoni:
GGATCTGGTCGCGGCTCAGCACTTCGCCGGCATGCCGGGCCAGCACCACCAACAAGTTGTATTCACCGCTGGACAGCTCGACCAGTTGCTCGCGCCAGGTCACGGTGCGCTCGGACAGGTCGATGCACAGATTACCCATGAGAATGCGGTCGTTGGCGGTCTGCGGTTCGCTGAGGCTGCTGCGGCGCAACAGCGTACGGACACGGGCCAGCAACACCCGGGGTTCGCAGGGTTTGGTGACGTAGTCATCGGCGCCCATTTCCAGGCCCAGCACCTGGTCGTGGCTATCGTCGCGGGCGGTGAGCATCAGGATCGGCAGCGTGGCCGAATCCGCGCGCAGCAAGCGGCAGACCTGCAGGCCGTCGAGGCCCGGCAACATCAGGTCGAGAATCACCAGGTCCGGCGGATTGACCCGCGCGCGCTCGCGCACGTGGTCGCCACGGCTGATCACGCTGACGGAATAGCCGTTGCGTTCCAGGTAGCTGGCAATCAGTTCGGAGAGCGCGGTGTCGTCTTCGACCAGGAGGATGTTGGGCATGGGTGTTTCCAGAAAGTGCAGTGGCGCCGGTTATGCCGCCATCGCTAGCAGGCTAGCTCCCACAGGGGTTTGATGTGAGCACAGATTTTGTGAACATCCCCGGTCAACTGTGGGAGCTAGCCTGCTAGCGATGACGGCATGACAGGCGCTGAAAGAATCAAGCCGTGAAGGATATACGTCCTCACCCGCCCCTGAGTAAAACCCTTACACAATTTCACACAGCACCAACAAAGCTTCACCGCTACCCTCGTCGGCTCCCCGTAGGATGCGGGAGTTCATTATTGGGGTATTTACATGTCAAAGAACCTGCTTGCCAAGCTCAGCCTGCTGGCACTGGCGTTGACGCTGAGCGCTTGTGACAAGTCCTCTAACGCCGAAGAACAGGCGCCATTGGCCACCGTGCGGATCGAAACCCTCGACGCCCGGCCTCTGTCGATCACCAGCGAACTGAGCGGGCGGATTGCCGCGCCCCGGATCGCCGAGGTTCGCGCCCGTGTCGCCGGCGTCGTGTTGCAACGGGTCTTCCACGAAGGCAGCGATGTGAAAAAAGGCGACGTGCTGTTTCGCATCGACCCCGCGCCGTTCAAGGCTGACCTGGACAGCGCCGAAGCGGACCTGCGAAAAGCCGAGGCCAATGCGTTTCAGGCGCGCCTGCAAGAGCAGCGTTATGCCCAGTTGATCGAAGGCAACGCCATCAGCGGTCAGGACTACGACAACGCCCGGGCCGCCGTGCGGCAAACCGCCGCCGAGGTCGCCGCCAACAAGGCCGCCGTGGAGCGGGCGAAACTCAACCTCGGCTACGCCACCGTCACCGCGCCGATTTCCGGGCGTATCGGCCGTGCACTGGTCACCGAAGGCGCCTTGGTCGGGCAAAACGAAACCACGCCACTGGCGTTGATTCAGCAATTGAACCCGATTCATGCCGACCTCACCCAATCGACCCGTGAACTCAACGATCTGCGCCGCGCCTTCCGCTCCGGTCAGTTGAAGGAAGTCGGTCAGGGCCAGGCCAAAGCCACCCTGATCCAGGACGACGGCAGTCTCTATCCGCTACCGGGCAAGCTGCTGTTCACTGACATCACTGTCGACCCGGGCACGGGCCAGATCATCCTGCGCAGCGAGTTCCCCAACCCGGACCTCGACTTGCTGCCCGGCAGCTTTGTGCGGGTGCGCCTGGAGCAAGCGGTGAATCAGCAAGGCATCAGCGTGCCGCAACGGGCCATCCAGCGTGACAGCGCCGGTATTGCTCAGGTGCTGTTGCTCGACGCGGATCAACGGGTCGGCCAGCAACCGGTCGAGCTGGGTGCCGTGCAAAACGATCGCTGGATCGTCACCGCAGGCCTCAAGCCCGGCGACCGAATCGTCATCGAAGGCCTGCAACACGCCAAGCCCGGCGAGAAAGTGCAGATCGACGATTCCCCTCTTCCACTTGCCCAGGCCACTGGTCAGTAAGCAGGACGCTTTTTTATGCCGCAGTTCTTTATCGATCGCCCGGTATTCGCCTGGGTGGTTGCCCTGTTCATTCTGCTGGCTGGCGCCCTGGCCATTCCGCAGTTGCCGGTGGCGCAGTACCCCGATGTCGCGCCGCCGCAAATTGAAATCTATGCCGCGTACCCGGGCGCCTCGGCGCAAACCGTAGACGAAAGCGTGGTCAGCCTGATCGAGGAAGAGCTCAACGGCGCCGATCATCTGTTGTATTTCGAGTCCCAGAGCAGCCTGGGCAGCGCCACGATCAAGGCGACTTTCCAACCGGGCACCAACCCGGAAATGGCCCAGGTGGATGTGCAGAACCGCCTGAAAGTCGTGGAGTCGCGCCTGCCGCAAGCGGTCAATCAGCAAGGCTTGCAGGTGGAGAAAGTCTCCGCCGGTTTCCTGCTGCTGATTACCCTGACCTCCACTGACGGCAAGCTCGACGATGTGGCGCTCAGCGATTACCTGGCGCGCAACGTGATGAACGAGATCAAGCGTCTGGACGGTGTCGGCAAGGCCCAGTTGTATGGCGCCGAACGGGCGATGCGGATCTGGATCGACCCGCAGAAGCTGATCGGTTTCAACCTGACACCGGCCGACGTCAACGCGGCCATCGTCGCGCAGAACGCCCAGGTCTCGGCCGGCAGCATCGGCGATCTGCCGACCCGCACCACCCAGGAAATCACCGCGACCATTCTGGTCAAAGGCCAGCTGTCGACCCCGGAAGAATTTGCCGACATCGTGCTCAAGGCCAATCCCGACGGTTCCACCGTGCGCATCGGCGATGTGGCGCGGGTCGAGATCGGCAGCCAGGAATATCAGTTCGGCACGCGCCTGAACGGCAAGCCGTCCACCGCCGTCGGCGTGCAGTTGTCGCCCGGCGCCAATGCCCTGAGCACCGCGAAGCTGGTACGGGCGAAGATGGATGAACTGGCGCGCTACTTCCCGGTCAACGTCGAGTACAAGATCCCGTACGACACCTCGCCCTTCGTCAAAGTGTCGATCACCAAAGTGGTTTACACCCTGGTCGAGGCGATGGTGCTGGTGTTCGCGGTGATGTTCCTGTTCCTGCAAAACATCCGCTACACGCTGATTCCGACCCTCGTTGTACCGGTGGCGCTGATGGGCACCTTTGCGACCATGTTGGCACTGGGGTTCTCGATCAACGTGCTGACCATGTTCGGCATGGTGCTGGCCATCGGCATTCTGGTGGACGACGCCATCGTCGTGGTGGAGAACGTCGAGCGGATCATGGTCACCGAAGGCCTGTCGCCGAAAGAGGCGACCCGCAAGGCGATGAAGCAGATCACTGGCGCCATCATCGGCATCACCCTGGTGCTGGTGGCGGTGTTCATTCCGATGGCGTTCATGCAGGGTTCGGTCGGGGTGATTTACCGGCAGTTCTCGTTGTCGATGGCGACGTCGATCCTGTTCTCGGCGTTCCTCGCCCTGACCTTGACCCCGGCGCTCTGCGCGACCTTGCTCAAGCCGATTGCCAAGGGCGAGCATCACGCCAAGGGTGGTTTCTTCGGCTGGTTCAACCGCCGCTTCGAGCAACTGACCGAGCGGTATCAGGGCTGGGTCGCCTATGCACTGAAACGCAGCGGTCGCTACCTGCTGATCTACGGCGTGTTGCTGATCGGCCTGGGCCTGTGCTTCAGTCGCCTGCCCTCCTCGTTCCTGCCGGTGGAGGATCAGGGTTACACCATCACCGACATTCAGTTGCCGCCCGGCGCGAGCAAGAATCGCACGGTGCAGGTGGTCGAGCAGATCGAAGCCCACAACGCCACGGAGCCCGGCGTCGGCGACAGCACGGTGATTCTCGGTTTCAGCTTCTCCGGCAGCGGGCAGAACGCGGCGCTGGCGTTCACCACGTTGAAGGACTGGTCGAATCGCGGCAGCGACGACTCGGCGAGTTCGATCGCCGACCGCGCCAACATCGCGTTGAGCCAGATCAAGGACGCCATGGCGTTCTCGGTCCTGCCGCCGCCGGTGGACGGTCTCGGTACATCAAGCGGTTTCGAGTTCCGCTTGCAGGACCGTGGCGGCCTCGGCCATGCCACGCTGATGCAGGCGCGCACCGAGTTGCTGGCGGCCGCCGAGAAAAGCCCGATCCTGATGAACGTTCGCGAAAGCGCGCTGGCCGAAGCGCCGCAGGTGCAACTGATCGTGGACCGCAAACAGGCAAATGCGCTGGGTGTTTCGTTCGCCGACATCGGCAGCGTGCTGTCCACCGCCGTCGGTTCGGCCTACATCAACGACTTCCCCAATCAGGGGCGGATGCAGCGGGTGGTGGTCCAGGCTGAGGGCGATCAGCGCAGTCAGGTCGCCGATCTGCTGAAGATCCATGTGCGTAACAGCAGCGGGAAAATGGTGCCGCTCTCGGCCTTCGTCCAGGCCAAATGGACCCAGGGGCCGGCGCAATTGACCCGTTATAACGGCTACCCCGCGATCAGTATTTCCGGCGAACCGACGCCGGGTCACAGCACCGGTGAAGCCATGGCGGAAATCGAGCGGCTGGTCGCGCAAGGGCCAGCAGGGTTGGGTCAGGAATGGACCGGGCTGTCGTTGCAGGAACGGCTGTCTGGCAGTCAGGCGCCGATATTGCTCGGTTTGTCGCTGCTGATCGTGTTCCTGTGCCTGGCGGCGTTGTATGAGAGCTGGTCGATTCCGACTTCGGTGCTGCTGGTGGTGCCGCTCGGCGTGCTCGGCGCGGTACTGGCAGTGACGCTGCGCGGGATGCCCAACGACGTGTTCTTCAAGGTCGGGTTGATCACCATCATCGGCCTGTCGGCGAAGAACGCGATCCTGATCATCGAATTCGCCAAGAGCCTGTACGACGAAGGCCACGACCTGATCGACGCCACGCTGCAAGCCGCACGCCTGCGCCTGCGGCCAATCGTCATGACGTCCCTGGCGTTCATCCTCGGCGTTGTGCCGCTGGCGATCGCCACCGGTGCCAGCTCGGCGAGCCAGCAAGCCATCGGCACCGGGGTGATCGGCGGGATGATTACCGCGACACTGGCGGTGGTGTTTGTGCCGGTGTTTTTTGTGGTGGTGATGAAGCTCGTGCGTAAGCGGCATAAGCCACTCTAACCAACAACACACCGCCCTTGTAGGAGCGAGGCTTGCCCGCGAAGGCGGTGTAACAGTCAATACTTAATTCGACTGACACGCCGCCTTCGCGGGCAAGCCTCGCTCCTACAGAGATCGTGGTTGGTCATAAGGGGCCGCGCTGGGCTAAGGTGTTTGCATCGCCCCAACCCATCGAGCCTCCATGCCCTTCCTCGCCCGTACCCACCCTCGCCTGTCCGCCGCCGCCACGCTCGCCGTCGCGGTGAGCATTCTGGCTCCCGCCGATTCAATCATCAGCAAAATCCTCTTCGGCTGGAACGCCGGGGTATGGACTTACCTCATCCTGATGCTCTGGCTCACCGCACGCGCCAAAGCGCCGGACGTGAAGCGCATTGCCGAGGTCGAAGATGAAAACGCCGGGCTGGTGCTGTTCGTGGTGTGCATCGCCGCCATTGCGAGCCTGGCGACCATCGGCTTCGAACTCGCCGGCAGCCGGAATCTGGAAACCACCCGCAAGCTGCTGCACTACGGTTTCACCGCGCTGACCGTGATCGGTTCATGGCTGCTGATCGGGGTGATTTTCAGCGTGCATTACGCCCGTCTGTTCTACACCTGGGGCGGCAAGGACCCGGCGCTGCGCTTTGCCGAAGGCCTGACCACCCCCAATTACTGGGACTTCCTGTACTTCTCGTTCACCATCAGCGCGGCAGTGCAGACTTCCGATGTCGGCGTGGCGACCCGGGATTTGCGCAAGATCGTGCTGGCGCAATCGCTGATCGGTTTTCTGTTCAACACTGCGATCCTCGGGTTTTCGATCAACATCGCCGCCGGACTGTTCAACTGATTCGTGCACAAACGTTCTAGGCATCGCCCTCGCCACGGGCGTTAAATAAGTCGGCAATCCGTCTCACAGGTGCAGCATGACAAGCCACAACTGGATCGATCTGGCCCAGGACGCCGACACCGGCATCGAGACGCTGCGCGCGCATTTCGAGGGCCACGCCTACGATCCGCACTGGCATGACAGCTATCTGGTGGGCGTCACCGAGCAAGGGGTTCAGCAATTCAACTGTCGGCGGGCCAGGCACCAGAGCACACCGGGCAAGGTGTTCTTGCTTGAGCCGGGTGATATTCATGACGGCGAAGCGCCGACGGTCGATGGCTTCACCTACCGCATGCTGTACCTCGATCCGCAGTGGTTGCAGCGTGAACTCAGCGCAGTTTTCGACAACGCGCCCGACAACAGTCAGTTGAGCTTCGCCAAAACACTGGCCACCGATGTGCGACTGGCCAACGCCACCAGCCTGGCTTTTCAGGCGCTGCATCACGGCGAACTGAAAATCGTCCGCCAGACCGCCCTCGACGGCTTGCTCGAACGCCTCACCACTCACCTGTACTGGCGCGCCCGTTATGGCGAGGACCCGCGCTTACCATTGGTGGCGCAGAAGGCTCGGGAGTATCTGCACGCCCATGCTCACGAGGACATCGGCCTCGATCAACTCGCCGCCGCAACAGGCGTCGACCGTTTCCGCCTGACCCGCGCCTTCAAGGCCGCTTACGGCATGGCACCCCACGCGTACCTGGTGCAATTGCGCCTGGCCACGGCGCGGCGAATGCTGGCCCGTGGCGAGCAACCGGCGGCGGTGGCGATGGCATTGGGGTTTGCCGACCAGAGCCATCTGGGGCGCTGGTTTGTACGGGCTTATGGCCTGACGCCGGCGCTGTATCGCAAGCGCTGCTCAAATCTTCCAGACAGTTGATCGCGGGGTTGTGAAGATCGGCTTCAATGATCTTCACCGGAGTTTGCCTGCGATGCTGTCCTCTTTCCCGACGTTAATGCCCTTCCTGTTGTTTGCGTTCGTGGCCTCGATCACGCCCGGCCCGACCAACATTCTGGTGTTGAGCAACAGCGCCCGTTACGGTCTGGCCGCCGCTGTGCCGATCATCTTCGGCGCCTGCGCCAGCGCTGCGACGATTGTGTTGCTGGTCGGCAGCGGCGCCGGTTCCTCGCTGACCGCTTTGCCCGCGGTGCAAACCGCGATGCAGTGGATCGGCGTGGCTTGGCTGAGTTACCTGTCCTGGCAGATCTTCAGCGCCCCGGCCGAAGCCGTCACCACGCGGGACGCCGATGCCCGACTCGGGCTGGCGGGCGCCGCCAGCCTGCAATTGATCAACCCGAAAACCTGGATGATGGCGCTGGCCGTGGTCAGTGTCTTTGCCGGGGGCGGTGAACAGCGTCTGGTTCACGTGATGTATTTGTCGCTGGCGTTTTTCCTGATATCCCTGCCGTGCCTTGGGGTCTGGGCATTGCTCGGCGCGGGGTCTACGCGGTGGTTGTGCTCGCCCCGGGCGATGCAACGTTTCAATCGCTGCATGGCCCTGTTGCTGTTGGGTTCGGCCTGGGTGAGTCTTTGGGCCTGAATCCCGTTCGTCGGCCATTGTCGGACAATCGACGACGCGGGACTTGACAGCGAATTGGATTTTGCTGTCTTCTGAAACCGGTTTCAGTGCCATCTCGATCGCACAAACCTTATAACTCCAATAAGAAGGTTTCAGCCCGTGAATGATTTCTCCGCCGCCCAACGCAGCCGCGTCACCATGCTTGATGTCGCCGAACACGCCAAAGTCTCCAAGGCCAGTGTGTCGCGGTTCATCGGCGATGATCGCGCCTTGCTGTCCGATGCGACGGCCCTGCGCATCGAGCAGGCGATTGCCGAATTGGGCTATCGGCCGAACCAGATGGCTCGCGGCCTGAAACGCGGGCGAACCCGCCTGATCGGCATGCTGGTCGCCGACATCCGCAACCCTTATTCAATTGCCGTGATGCACGGGGTGGAAACCGCCTGCCGTCAGCACGGTTACAGCCTGGTGGTGTGCAACACCGACCGCGATGATGAGCAGGAATGCCAGCACCTGGCCCTGCTGCGTTCCTACAACATCGAAGGGTTGATCGTGAACACCCTCGGTCACCACCGCGACGCCTTGCAGGAACTGCATCGTGAAATGCCCCTGGTACTGGTGGACCGTAAGGTCGAGCATCTTGAAAGCGACATGGTCGGGCTGGACAACCCGCAAGCGGTCGAGATCGCCATCGCCCACCTTGAAGACCGCGGTTATCGCGATGTGCTGATGGTGAGCGAACCGTATGACGGCACCAGTTCGCGGATCGAACGCGCGAGCAGCTTCAAGGCGCAGATCGCTCAGCGTTCGGCGCTGCGCGGGACGCTGATCGAAACCGGCAGTGAACTCACGGCAAACCTCAACACCTTTCTCGATACACCCGGCCCCGGTCCGAAGGCGCTGTTCTGCGCGAACGGAATTGCGGCGCTGGCCGCTACCCATGCGTTGCGCGAGTTGAAGTGCAACCTGTTTGAAGAGATCGGTCTGATTGCCCTCGATGACCTGGATTGGTATCCGTTGGTGGGCAGCGGCATTACCGCCCTCGCCCAACCGACGGTCGAGATTG
This genomic window contains:
- a CDS encoding LacI family DNA-binding transcriptional regulator, which produces MNDFSAAQRSRVTMLDVAEHAKVSKASVSRFIGDDRALLSDATALRIEQAIAELGYRPNQMARGLKRGRTRLIGMLVADIRNPYSIAVMHGVETACRQHGYSLVVCNTDRDDEQECQHLALLRSYNIEGLIVNTLGHHRDALQELHREMPLVLVDRKVEHLESDMVGLDNPQAVEIAIAHLEDRGYRDVLMVSEPYDGTSSRIERASSFKAQIAQRSALRGTLIETGSELTANLNTFLDTPGPGPKALFCANGIAALAATHALRELKCNLFEEIGLIALDDLDWYPLVGSGITALAQPTVEIGASAFECLLKRLRGDDGPVRTLDFSARLIERGSTLGNFR
- a CDS encoding DUF1345 domain-containing protein; the protein is MPFLARTHPRLSAAATLAVAVSILAPADSIISKILFGWNAGVWTYLILMLWLTARAKAPDVKRIAEVEDENAGLVLFVVCIAAIASLATIGFELAGSRNLETTRKLLHYGFTALTVIGSWLLIGVIFSVHYARLFYTWGGKDPALRFAEGLTTPNYWDFLYFSFTISAAVQTSDVGVATRDLRKIVLAQSLIGFLFNTAILGFSINIAAGLFN
- a CDS encoding AraC family transcriptional regulator → MTSHNWIDLAQDADTGIETLRAHFEGHAYDPHWHDSYLVGVTEQGVQQFNCRRARHQSTPGKVFLLEPGDIHDGEAPTVDGFTYRMLYLDPQWLQRELSAVFDNAPDNSQLSFAKTLATDVRLANATSLAFQALHHGELKIVRQTALDGLLERLTTHLYWRARYGEDPRLPLVAQKAREYLHAHAHEDIGLDQLAAATGVDRFRLTRAFKAAYGMAPHAYLVQLRLATARRMLARGEQPAAVAMALGFADQSHLGRWFVRAYGLTPALYRKRCSNLPDS
- a CDS encoding efflux RND transporter periplasmic adaptor subunit — its product is MSKNLLAKLSLLALALTLSACDKSSNAEEQAPLATVRIETLDARPLSITSELSGRIAAPRIAEVRARVAGVVLQRVFHEGSDVKKGDVLFRIDPAPFKADLDSAEADLRKAEANAFQARLQEQRYAQLIEGNAISGQDYDNARAAVRQTAAEVAANKAAVERAKLNLGYATVTAPISGRIGRALVTEGALVGQNETTPLALIQQLNPIHADLTQSTRELNDLRRAFRSGQLKEVGQGQAKATLIQDDGSLYPLPGKLLFTDITVDPGTGQIILRSEFPNPDLDLLPGSFVRVRLEQAVNQQGISVPQRAIQRDSAGIAQVLLLDADQRVGQQPVELGAVQNDRWIVTAGLKPGDRIVIEGLQHAKPGEKVQIDDSPLPLAQATGQ
- a CDS encoding LysE family translocator, translated to MLSSFPTLMPFLLFAFVASITPGPTNILVLSNSARYGLAAAVPIIFGACASAATIVLLVGSGAGSSLTALPAVQTAMQWIGVAWLSYLSWQIFSAPAEAVTTRDADARLGLAGAASLQLINPKTWMMALAVVSVFAGGGEQRLVHVMYLSLAFFLISLPCLGVWALLGAGSTRWLCSPRAMQRFNRCMALLLLGSAWVSLWA
- a CDS encoding response regulator transcription factor — translated: MPNILLVEDDTALSELIASYLERNGYSVSVISRGDHVRERARVNPPDLVILDLMLPGLDGLQVCRLLRADSATLPILMLTARDDSHDQVLGLEMGADDYVTKPCEPRVLLARVRTLLRRSSLSEPQTANDRILMGNLCIDLSERTVTWREQLVELSSGEYNLLVVLARHAGEVLSRDQILQRLRGIEFNGTDRSVDVAISKLRRKFDDHAGEARKIKTVWGKGYLFSRSEWEC
- a CDS encoding efflux RND transporter permease subunit; translated protein: MPQFFIDRPVFAWVVALFILLAGALAIPQLPVAQYPDVAPPQIEIYAAYPGASAQTVDESVVSLIEEELNGADHLLYFESQSSLGSATIKATFQPGTNPEMAQVDVQNRLKVVESRLPQAVNQQGLQVEKVSAGFLLLITLTSTDGKLDDVALSDYLARNVMNEIKRLDGVGKAQLYGAERAMRIWIDPQKLIGFNLTPADVNAAIVAQNAQVSAGSIGDLPTRTTQEITATILVKGQLSTPEEFADIVLKANPDGSTVRIGDVARVEIGSQEYQFGTRLNGKPSTAVGVQLSPGANALSTAKLVRAKMDELARYFPVNVEYKIPYDTSPFVKVSITKVVYTLVEAMVLVFAVMFLFLQNIRYTLIPTLVVPVALMGTFATMLALGFSINVLTMFGMVLAIGILVDDAIVVVENVERIMVTEGLSPKEATRKAMKQITGAIIGITLVLVAVFIPMAFMQGSVGVIYRQFSLSMATSILFSAFLALTLTPALCATLLKPIAKGEHHAKGGFFGWFNRRFEQLTERYQGWVAYALKRSGRYLLIYGVLLIGLGLCFSRLPSSFLPVEDQGYTITDIQLPPGASKNRTVQVVEQIEAHNATEPGVGDSTVILGFSFSGSGQNAALAFTTLKDWSNRGSDDSASSIADRANIALSQIKDAMAFSVLPPPVDGLGTSSGFEFRLQDRGGLGHATLMQARTELLAAAEKSPILMNVRESALAEAPQVQLIVDRKQANALGVSFADIGSVLSTAVGSAYINDFPNQGRMQRVVVQAEGDQRSQVADLLKIHVRNSSGKMVPLSAFVQAKWTQGPAQLTRYNGYPAISISGEPTPGHSTGEAMAEIERLVAQGPAGLGQEWTGLSLQERLSGSQAPILLGLSLLIVFLCLAALYESWSIPTSVLLVVPLGVLGAVLAVTLRGMPNDVFFKVGLITIIGLSAKNAILIIEFAKSLYDEGHDLIDATLQAARLRLRPIVMTSLAFILGVVPLAIATGASSASQQAIGTGVIGGMITATLAVVFVPVFFVVVMKLVRKRHKPL